The DNA sequence TTCAGGCAACGCAGTCGACTTGTACAAATGCAAAGTTAGATAGAGAATTCTGACTGTAGGATTCTCGGGCACCCATCTGTGCAGTCCTTGGAATAAGTCATTGTGTTAGCATCTGGTTCCTCTGGGATTCTCTGAGCCTCATTGGCTTGCCGTCGGTCTCATCTTGGTCATCTCATTCTGCATTCTCTTGGTCCTTGTGGGCATTCTTCTCATTGAGAGTTTTCTCTCCCTGTTGTGTCCCCTCATTTGTCATGCCCTGTGTCACAGGTGTCTGTGTAtttgggctggagctgctctgccctacTGCAGAGCCTGGTGTAGGTGTAATAGGAAAAGTTCTGGACACTTGAAATTTGTAATGTAGGGTGTAGTTGGACTCCAGATGGGATTTGTAGATTGACACAAGATGTCTGGAGCTGTTATCTTGCAGCACTGACTTTTGTCCTAACATTCTTTCAGATGCAGCCAGATGAAATCCGTGGCAGACCGCCCCATCCCGGGTGAAGAAGTTCCCCTGAGAAGGTCAGTCTCCATTTGTCTTTGCAGGGCAAGCGTAAATGATGACTTTGTGTTACAgcattgttctttttctttatttttaggcAGTAAAGCCGGATATCAGCAATCAAGGTAAGTGGGCAGGGCGAGCAGTAACCAATGGATGGAAGCAGTTGTTATTGCTCAGGTGTCAATTTTTGGTGCAACTCTAAGCATCCACTGTTGTTTTTCTATTTTAGGTGGTCCACTTGCAAGATGATGACAGTGATGAAGTTGAGGAAGTCGACAATGACAAAGTGGACAACATCATCGAGGATGATGAAGTCGAAGTCGATGAGGATGACAATGATGACAATGATGAAGAGGTCCGCAGTGACGAAGTCCATGACGTTGACGATTACAAAGTTGAAGTCAATGAAGAAGACAATGACAAAGTTGAGGAGGACAATGACAATGATGATGAATACCATGATGACGATGAGGTCTGCAAAGTTGATGACAACAAAGATGAGGACAACgatgaagatgaggatgacaacaaagaagatgaggatgatgaagacAACAACGGTGAAGAATTTACCAGGacaatgaaataaatgggaaCAATGATGATGACAACGATGCTGATGATGAAGTTGAGGAGCTGAGGTCCATGACAACAATGTTGATGACAATGAATCCATGATGATGACGAATTGACAAGATCTGCTAAGTTGACGATGACAAAGATGAGGACAACAACAAAGAAGGTGGTGACGACAAACACAATGATGCCGACAAGTAGACGAGGATGATGAAtcgatgaggatgaggatgacgATGCAGTCGAGGACAACAATGCCCATGACAATGATGTTGACGACAACAAATCGATGAGGACGAAGATGAAGTCAATGACAAGTCAATGATGACAACGATGACGAAGACAACGATGATGGCGAAAACAATGATGAATCGACTGCGATGTCGAATAGACTGCAACAAGGAGcctgatgatgatgaagatgacaAAGACGACAAAGAAGTCAGAGACTACAAAGTCAGTGATGACAACAAAGTCCTTGATGACAAAGACGATGATGAAGTCCACAACAATGACGATGATGATGAAGTCAGGAAGATGATGACAAGGATGACGAGAAAGATGGCAATGATGTTGATAACGGCAAAGATGAGGATGACGGTGAAGAAGACAACAATGAAAATGACAATGAAGTCAATGAAGGCAGCGCTGATGACAGTGATAACGATGAAACGATGATGAATTGATGATGACAATGAATCATCAACGACAATGAATTTCATGAAAACAATGAGCATAATGATGATGAAGACTACAAAGATGATGAC is a window from the Passer domesticus isolate bPasDom1 chromosome 1, bPasDom1.hap1, whole genome shotgun sequence genome containing:
- the LOC135284927 gene encoding uncharacterized protein LOC135284927 isoform X1, with product MKSVADRPIPGEEVPLRRWSTCKMMTVMKLRKSTMTKWTTSSRMMKSKSMRMTMMTMMKRSAVTKSMTLTITKLKSMKKTMTKLRRTMTMMMNTMMTMRSAKLMTTKMRTTMKMRMTTKKMRMMKTTTVKNLPGQ
- the LOC135284927 gene encoding trigger factor-like isoform X2 produces the protein MMTTMTKTTMMAKTMMNRLRCRIDCNKEPDDDEDDKDDKEVRDYKVSDDNKVLDDKDDDEVHNNDDDDEVRKMMTRMTRKMAMMLITAKMRMTVKKTTMKMTMKSMKAALMTVITMKR